The following coding sequences lie in one Enterococcus sp. 9E7_DIV0242 genomic window:
- a CDS encoding SDR family oxidoreductase, whose translation MAIKDKVVIITGASSGIGEATARLLAEKGAKLVLAARREEKLSKIVEDIKQQSGEAAYQVTDVTKQEDNQRLVEFAKTTYGKVDVIFLNAGIMPSSPLSALKVEEWDQMIDINIKGVLNGLAAVLPFFVEQKSGHVITTSSVAGLKAYPGSGVYGATKWAVRDLMEVLRIESAQEGTNIRTATIYPAAINTELLDTITDKETAEGMTSLYQQHGITPDRIASIVAYAIDQPKDVNVSEFTVGPTTQPW comes from the coding sequence ATGGCTATTAAAGACAAAGTTGTTATAATTACAGGTGCATCATCAGGAATTGGAGAAGCAACTGCTAGACTGTTAGCGGAAAAAGGCGCTAAATTGGTCCTTGCAGCACGCAGAGAAGAAAAGCTCAGTAAAATAGTTGAGGATATCAAGCAACAGTCTGGTGAAGCTGCTTATCAAGTAACAGATGTGACAAAACAGGAAGACAATCAACGTTTAGTGGAATTTGCCAAAACAACCTACGGAAAAGTCGATGTTATTTTTCTAAATGCCGGCATCATGCCGAGTTCTCCGCTATCTGCTCTAAAGGTTGAGGAGTGGGATCAGATGATCGATATCAATATCAAAGGGGTCCTAAATGGGCTAGCTGCTGTTCTGCCATTCTTTGTTGAACAAAAATCGGGACATGTGATTACCACATCTTCTGTTGCAGGACTCAAGGCTTATCCTGGCAGCGGGGTTTATGGCGCAACGAAATGGGCCGTTCGTGATTTGATGGAGGTCTTGCGGATAGAATCCGCACAGGAAGGAACCAATATTCGAACAGCAACTATCTATCCGGCTGCAATCAATACAGAGCTGTTAGATACGATTACAGATAAGGAAACAGCAGAAGGAATGACTAGCCTGTATCAGCAACATGGGATTACACCGGATCGAATCGCCAGCATTGTTGCCTATGCAATCGACCAGCCGAAAGATGTGAATGTTAGCGAATTTACTGTAGGACCAACAACGCAACCGTGGTAA
- a CDS encoding cyclophilin-like fold protein — MNQSKASIRQIFPFLLLAGSFIFVGCTSSYTTNSLEPLVSESTEASTMFRQSMNQEKEAAQMTTKHLRIEEKVFQLDMVSTETAKTLEEMLPISLSMEDLHRNEKYVYLSEELPTAPETIGWIEKGDVLLFGTDCLVIFYESFATDYVYTRIGKIREADALDFLKDRDTIQLHIE; from the coding sequence ATGAATCAATCAAAAGCTAGTATACGTCAAATATTTCCATTCCTACTTCTAGCTGGCAGTTTCATTTTTGTTGGCTGCACATCGAGTTATACGACAAATAGCTTAGAACCACTAGTTTCAGAATCAACTGAAGCATCAACCATGTTTCGACAATCGATGAATCAAGAGAAAGAAGCGGCGCAAATGACCACAAAACATTTGAGAATCGAAGAAAAAGTTTTTCAACTGGATATGGTCTCAACTGAGACTGCGAAGACGCTGGAAGAAATGCTTCCAATTTCTTTATCAATGGAAGATTTACATCGAAATGAGAAATATGTCTATTTATCAGAGGAGTTGCCTACAGCACCAGAAACGATCGGATGGATCGAAAAAGGAGATGTACTGCTGTTTGGTACGGATTGTCTAGTGATTTTTTATGAAAGCTTTGCTACAGATTACGTCTACACTCGAATAGGAAAAATTAGAGAAGCCGATGCATTGGATTTTCTTAAGGATAGAGATACGATACAGTTACACATAGAATAA
- a CDS encoding DapH/DapD/GlmU-related protein — protein MTDFSLQQRLLDKEILPDSHLNKELHLVKLNNERLLVEINTHYHTNEEMLRYLETITGQKIDASTTVSQPFYSDFGRHIKLGKDVFINKNVTFVDLGGITIEDHVLIGPSARLITVNHLLAPEKRRGLSVAPILIKKNAWIGANVTILPGITVGENSVIAADSTVTRDVPDNVIVAGSPAKEMRKVD, from the coding sequence ATGACAGATTTTAGTTTGCAGCAGCGGTTGCTCGATAAAGAGATCCTACCTGATTCACACTTGAATAAGGAGCTTCACTTAGTAAAGCTAAACAATGAACGCTTATTGGTAGAAATCAACACGCACTATCATACCAATGAAGAAATGCTGCGTTATCTTGAAACGATCACTGGTCAGAAAATCGATGCATCAACAACTGTTTCACAACCTTTCTATAGTGACTTTGGCAGACATATCAAACTTGGAAAAGATGTCTTCATCAATAAAAATGTTACCTTTGTTGATTTAGGTGGAATCACAATCGAAGACCATGTATTGATTGGTCCGAGTGCACGACTGATCACGGTCAATCATTTGCTAGCGCCTGAAAAACGTCGCGGTCTGAGTGTTGCACCTATTTTGATCAAGAAAAATGCGTGGATCGGTGCCAATGTGACTATTCTGCCGGGGATCACTGTGGGAGAGAATTCGGTGATAGCAGCGGATTCTACAGTAACAAGGGATGTTCCTGATAATGTGATCGTGGCTGGTAGTCCGGCAAAAGAAATGCGCAAAGTCGATTAG
- a CDS encoding LysR family transcriptional regulator has product MELRVLNYFLTVAREKTISKAAEALHLSQPTLSKQLKELEEELGVTLFTRGNRAITLTEEGIYLANKGKEILSLIDATTANLMSEDVISGEIAIGGGETQSFEFVALLLQELREKHPDINLRLYSGNADDVLEKIDKGLLDFGLIIDPVEKQKYEYLRLPLSDHWGILVNKQHPLAQKETVTPKDIRNTPLLVSNQSMVDNQLSEWLGGNLDHLTVIGTYNLLYNASVLVKQNVASALCIDGIVATENTNLSFIPFSPPLTASINIIWKKNQIFSNAAKAFLQLLQAD; this is encoded by the coding sequence ATGGAATTGAGAGTGTTAAACTATTTTTTAACGGTTGCTCGAGAAAAAACAATCAGTAAAGCGGCTGAAGCGCTCCACCTTTCCCAACCAACCCTATCAAAACAGCTAAAGGAGCTTGAAGAAGAGCTTGGTGTGACCCTATTTACACGAGGAAATCGGGCAATCACATTAACCGAAGAAGGCATTTATCTGGCAAATAAAGGAAAAGAAATCTTATCCTTGATCGATGCAACCACTGCAAATCTGATGTCAGAAGATGTAATCAGTGGTGAAATAGCCATCGGAGGCGGTGAGACACAATCGTTTGAGTTTGTAGCTCTTCTTTTACAGGAGCTAAGAGAAAAACACCCGGATATCAACCTTCGCCTTTATAGTGGAAATGCAGATGATGTACTGGAGAAAATAGACAAAGGCTTACTGGATTTCGGTCTCATCATCGATCCTGTTGAAAAGCAAAAATATGAATACCTTCGATTGCCCTTATCAGACCACTGGGGCATATTAGTAAACAAGCAGCATCCATTAGCGCAAAAAGAAACAGTGACGCCGAAAGACATTCGCAATACGCCACTATTAGTCTCCAATCAATCCATGGTTGATAATCAGCTGTCTGAATGGCTGGGTGGGAATCTCGATCATCTTACCGTTATTGGAACATACAACTTACTATACAATGCTTCAGTATTGGTCAAACAAAACGTCGCCAGCGCGCTATGTATTGATGGGATCGTTGCAACAGAAAATACTAATTTATCCTTCATCCCTTTCTCACCGCCTTTGACTGCATCCATTAATATCATTTGGAAGAAAAATCAGATTTTTTCGAATGCAGCTAAAGCTTTTTTACAATTATTGCAGGCGGATTGA